In one Modestobacter sp. L9-4 genomic region, the following are encoded:
- a CDS encoding bifunctional diguanylate cyclase/phosphodiesterase translates to MEHTRRRSASGRRRAHPADDAHLRLREQLVPQLALVAAVLALLGSALLDVDLPPVAGAALAGCLLLTTLQRSAAVRDGARAAAALRRSETVHRALAAAGSDVVLELDGDLRVTWVTPARPGLLGRPLTDCVPAEDAAALRTWLVDPLPVERRHTVRLLEDAGHPRELETTVSDLRADPAVRALVLQGRDVTARAEHERALTALAFTDPLTGLPNRAAHERALDRVLTDGAADRSVLLVEVHGLRAVHEDAGRYAVEAALVEVARRLRATVRGEDDVARVDAELFGVLASGTPAEVDRLAARCLAVLEAPIVTGAGIVDLGAVVGLAPVSAGLSTAQVHDRAELALADARATGSGAVSRHRPELSAVRDRRERLRADLVGARDRGELELAWLPVVDLAEHRVAGVEALMRWRHPDLGDVEPEEFLPVAARAGMAVDLQRWVLRDATSAAVRLPHAGPALRLGVNVSAAHLAAGTLVADVTRALADSGLPAGRLVVELAESALTGPRVHDDVSALRRMGVHVALDDLGRGATSLTGLGGLPVDVIKLDRSLLSRIDRDPYVRAVCAAVVALGETLRVEVVAEGVETSGQLAVLESLGCGFAQGFLLSRPLGLAGLVELLESDGGRLWPGLPGPVPGAGVRP, encoded by the coding sequence GTGGAGCACACGCGTCGTCGGTCAGCGTCCGGGCGGCGGCGTGCCCACCCGGCCGACGACGCGCACCTGCGACTGCGCGAGCAGCTCGTGCCGCAGCTGGCGCTGGTGGCCGCGGTCCTGGCGCTCCTGGGCTCCGCCCTGCTCGACGTCGACCTCCCGCCGGTCGCCGGCGCCGCACTGGCCGGCTGCCTGCTGCTCACCACGCTGCAGCGGTCCGCCGCCGTCCGCGACGGGGCCCGGGCCGCCGCCGCGCTGCGGCGCAGCGAGACCGTGCACCGTGCGCTGGCCGCCGCCGGCAGCGACGTCGTCCTCGAGCTCGACGGCGACCTGCGCGTCACCTGGGTGACCCCCGCCCGGCCGGGTCTGCTCGGCCGCCCGCTGACCGACTGCGTGCCGGCCGAGGACGCCGCCGCGCTCCGCACCTGGCTCGTCGACCCGCTGCCCGTCGAGCGGCGGCACACCGTCCGGCTGCTCGAGGACGCCGGACACCCGAGGGAGCTGGAGACCACGGTCAGCGACCTGCGCGCCGACCCCGCGGTGCGCGCCCTGGTGCTGCAGGGCCGCGACGTCACCGCCCGCGCCGAGCACGAGCGGGCGCTGACCGCCCTCGCCTTCACCGACCCCCTGACCGGGCTGCCCAACCGGGCCGCCCACGAGCGCGCCCTGGACCGGGTCCTCACCGACGGCGCCGCCGACCGCAGCGTCCTGCTGGTGGAGGTGCACGGGCTCCGCGCGGTGCACGAGGACGCCGGCCGGTACGCCGTGGAGGCCGCGCTGGTCGAGGTCGCCCGCCGGCTGCGTGCCACGGTCCGCGGCGAGGACGACGTCGCCCGGGTCGACGCCGAGCTGTTCGGCGTGCTCGCCTCCGGCACCCCGGCCGAGGTCGACCGGCTCGCCGCCCGCTGCCTGGCCGTCCTGGAGGCGCCGATCGTCACCGGCGCCGGCATCGTCGACCTCGGTGCCGTCGTCGGCCTCGCGCCGGTGTCCGCCGGACTGTCGACCGCGCAGGTGCACGACCGTGCCGAGCTGGCCCTGGCCGACGCCCGCGCGACCGGCAGCGGCGCGGTCTCCCGGCACCGCCCCGAGCTCAGCGCCGTCCGCGACCGCCGGGAGCGGCTGCGCGCCGACCTCGTCGGGGCCCGTGACCGCGGCGAGCTGGAGCTGGCCTGGCTGCCCGTCGTCGACCTGGCCGAGCACCGGGTCGCCGGCGTCGAGGCGCTGATGCGCTGGCGGCACCCCGACCTGGGCGACGTGGAGCCCGAGGAGTTCCTGCCGGTGGCCGCCCGTGCCGGGATGGCCGTCGACCTGCAGCGCTGGGTGCTGCGCGACGCCACGAGCGCGGCGGTCCGGCTGCCGCACGCGGGCCCCGCGCTGCGCCTGGGCGTCAACGTCTCCGCGGCCCACCTGGCCGCGGGCACGCTGGTGGCCGACGTGACGCGGGCGCTGGCCGACAGCGGCCTGCCGGCCGGGCGCCTCGTGGTCGAGCTGGCCGAGTCCGCGCTCACCGGGCCGCGGGTGCACGACGACGTCTCCGCGCTGCGGCGGATGGGCGTGCACGTCGCACTGGACGACCTCGGACGTGGCGCGACCTCGCTGACCGGCCTGGGCGGGCTGCCGGTCGACGTCATCAAGCTCGACCGCAGCCTGCTCTCCCGGATCGACCGGGACCCCTACGTGCGTGCCGTCTGCGCCGCGGTCGTCGCGCTGGGGGAGACCCTGCGCGTCGAGGTCGTGGCCGAGGGCGTGGAG
- the ilvD gene encoding dihydroxy-acid dehydratase, with protein sequence MTTVEDRSASSGRPAGDVDIKPRSRDVTDGDAKAPARAMLRAVGMGDDDWVKPQIGVASSWNEITPCNLSLDRLAKSAKEGVHAAGGYPLEFGTISVSDGISMGHEGMRASLVSREVIADSVETVMFAERLDGSVLLAGCDKSLPGMLMAAARLDLASVFVYSGSTLPGRLGDKDLTLIDVFEGVGACAAGKITRDELTAIEKAACPGMGSCGGMYTANTMASIAEALGMALPGSAAPPAPDRRRDDIAVRSGEAVVNLLRLGITARQIMTKDAFENAITVLMALGGSTNAVLHLMAIAHEADVDLSLDDFNRIGDRTPHLADVKPFGRFVMTDVDRIGGVPVVMRALLDAGLLHGDALTVTGRTLAENLAELSPPDPDGAIIHAMADPIHKTGGLTILKGSLAPEGAVVKSAGFDADVFEGTARVFDGEQGAMDAVTEGTLKANDVVVIRYEGPKGGPGMREMLAVTGAIKGAGLGKDVLLLTDGRFSGGTTGLCVGHIAPEAVDGGPIAFVRDGDRIRLDLAARTMDLLVDDAELAGRREGWAPPEPRYTRGVLAKYAKLVGSAAQGAITS encoded by the coding sequence GTCGACATCAAGCCCCGCAGCCGCGACGTCACCGACGGGGACGCCAAGGCCCCGGCCCGGGCGATGCTCCGCGCCGTCGGGATGGGTGACGACGACTGGGTGAAGCCGCAGATCGGGGTGGCCTCCTCCTGGAACGAGATCACCCCCTGCAACCTCTCCCTGGACCGGCTGGCCAAGTCTGCCAAGGAGGGCGTGCACGCCGCCGGCGGCTACCCGCTGGAGTTCGGCACGATCTCGGTCTCCGACGGCATCTCCATGGGCCACGAGGGCATGCGCGCCTCACTCGTCTCCCGCGAGGTGATCGCCGACTCCGTCGAGACGGTCATGTTCGCCGAGCGGCTGGACGGCTCGGTGCTGCTGGCCGGCTGTGACAAGTCGCTGCCCGGCATGCTGATGGCCGCCGCCCGCCTGGACCTGGCCAGCGTCTTCGTCTACTCCGGCTCGACCCTCCCCGGGCGCCTGGGCGACAAGGACCTCACCCTCATCGACGTCTTCGAGGGCGTCGGGGCCTGCGCCGCCGGGAAGATCACCCGTGACGAGCTGACCGCGATCGAGAAGGCCGCCTGCCCGGGCATGGGCTCCTGCGGTGGCATGTACACCGCCAACACCATGGCCAGCATCGCCGAGGCCCTCGGCATGGCGCTGCCCGGCAGCGCCGCCCCGCCGGCCCCCGACCGCCGCCGCGACGACATCGCGGTGCGGTCCGGCGAGGCCGTGGTGAACCTGCTCCGCCTCGGCATCACCGCGCGCCAGATCATGACCAAGGACGCGTTCGAGAACGCCATCACGGTGCTCATGGCCCTGGGCGGGTCGACCAACGCCGTCCTGCACCTGATGGCGATCGCGCACGAGGCCGACGTCGACCTGTCCCTGGACGACTTCAACCGGATCGGCGACCGCACGCCGCACCTGGCCGACGTGAAGCCCTTCGGCCGGTTCGTGATGACCGACGTCGACCGCATCGGCGGCGTCCCGGTGGTCATGCGCGCCCTGCTGGACGCCGGCCTGCTGCACGGTGACGCGCTCACCGTCACCGGCCGCACGCTGGCGGAGAACCTCGCGGAGCTGTCCCCGCCGGACCCCGACGGCGCGATCATCCACGCGATGGCCGACCCGATCCACAAGACGGGTGGCCTGACGATCCTCAAGGGCTCGCTGGCCCCGGAGGGCGCGGTCGTGAAGTCCGCCGGCTTCGACGCCGACGTCTTCGAGGGCACCGCCCGGGTCTTCGACGGTGAGCAGGGCGCCATGGACGCCGTCACCGAGGGCACGCTGAAGGCCAACGACGTCGTGGTCATCCGCTACGAGGGCCCCAAGGGCGGCCCGGGGATGCGCGAGATGCTCGCCGTCACCGGGGCGATCAAGGGCGCGGGCCTGGGCAAGGACGTCCTGCTGCTGACCGACGGCCGCTTCTCCGGCGGCACGACGGGGCTGTGCGTCGGCCACATCGCCCCCGAGGCGGTCGACGGCGGCCCGATCGCCTTCGTGCGGGACGGCGACCGGATCCGGCTGGACCTCGCCGCCCGCACCATGGACCTGCTGGTGGACGACGCCGAGCTGGCCGGCCGCCGCGAGGGCTGGGCACCGCCGGAGCCCCGCTACACCCGCGGTGTGCTGGCCAAGTACGCGAAGCTGGTCGGCTCGGCGGCCCAGGGCGCCATCACCAGCTGA